The Camelina sativa cultivar DH55 chromosome 14, Cs, whole genome shotgun sequence genome includes a window with the following:
- the LOC104740958 gene encoding patellin-2 gives MAQEEIQKPAASITASVPVKEDTPVPVKEVEVPVTADKAVAAPSPRSIVVSEKEVDVAAPEPEVAVAVKEEEVATGKEALQSESFKEEGYLASELLEAEKNALAEFKEMVREALNKREFTAPPPPSPQAPAKEEKAEEKKTEETEEKKTEVKTEERSVEAETKTEEKPAAPATVETKKEETSAAPAPIVAETTKEETSAAPAPVAAETKKEENSVAHTPVETKPAAPVVAETKKEEISAAPAPVETKPAAPFTTETKEEEKVIPVETTPAAPVTTETKEEEKVAPVETEPAAPVVDEVKKEEKATASVPVTKAVSRFIKDIFVSVTTSAEKKKEEEKPAVVTIEKAFAADQEEGTKPVEATEESIVSITLPETAAYVEPEEVSIWGIPLLEDERSDVILLKFLRARDFKVKEAFTMLKNTVQWRKENNIDDLVSEDLEGSEFEKLVFTHGVDKQGHVVIYSSYGEFQNKEIFSDKEKLSKFLKWRIQFQEKCVRSLDFSPEAKSTFVFVSDFRNAPGLGKRALWQFIRRAVKQFEDNYPEFVARELFINVPWWYIPYYKTFGTIITSPRTRSKMVLSGPSKSAETIFKYVAPEVVPVKYGGLSKESPFAVEDGVTEAVVKSTSKYTIDLPATEGSTLSWELRVLGADVSYGAQFEPSNETSYTVIVSKNRKIGLTDEPVITDSFKASEPGKVVITIDNQTSKKKKVLYRFKTQE, from the exons ATGGCTCAAGAAGAGATACAGAAACCTGCTGCTTCTATTACTGCCTCTGTTCCGGTTAAGGAAGATACTCCTGTGCCGGTTAAGGAGGTTGAGGTACCTGTTACTGCTGACAAAGCTGTGGCTGCGCCTTCTCCCAGATCCATCGTGGTGTCTGAGAAGGAGGTTGATGTGGCGGCGCCGGAACCAGAGGTGGCTGTGGCGGTGAAAGAGGAGGAAGTCGCGACGGGGAAAGAGGCCTTGCAATCGGAATCGTTTAAGGAGGAAGGCTATTTGGCCTCTGAATTGCTGGAAGCTGAGAAGAATGCTTTGGCTGAGTTTAAGGAGATGGTTAGGGAGGCTTTGAACAAGCGTGAATTCACCGCTCCACCGCCACCTTCGCCTCAAGCTCCAGCCAAGGAAGAGAAAGCTGaggagaagaaaacagaggaaacagaggagaagaaaacagaagtgaaaacagaggaaagGTCTGTTGAGGCTgaaaccaaaacagaggagaaacCTGCTGCTCCTGCCACCGTAGAGaccaagaaagaagagacaTCTGCAGCTCCGGCTCCGATCGTCGCAGAGACCACGAAGGAAGAGACATCGGCCGCTCCTGCTCCGGTCGCCGCAGAGACCAAGAAGGAAGAGAACTCTGTCGCTCATACTCCGGTAGAGACTAAACCGGCTGCTCCAGTCGTTGCAGAgacgaagaaggaagagatATCAGCAGCTCCTGCTCCGGTTGAGACCAAACCAGCAGCTCCGTTCACCACAGAGAccaaagaggaagagaaagtcATTCCGGTAGAAACCACACCGGCTGCTCCGGTCACCACAGAGaccaaggaggaggagaaagtcGCTCCTGTAGAGACCGAACCAGCTGCTCCAGTCGTCGATGAGgtcaagaaagaagagaaagcaacCGCCTCTGTTCCGGTCACCAAGGCCGTCTCAAGATTTATTAAAGATATATTTGTCTCCGTCACCACCTCTGccgagaaaaagaaggaagaagagaaaccagCAGTTGTAACGATCGAGAAGGCTTTCGCAGCTGATCAAGAAGAAGGAACCAAACCCGTTGAAGCAACCGAAGAATCGATCGTTTCCATCACTCTTCCAGAGACAGCTGCCTACGTGGAGCCAGAAGAAGTCTCAATCTGGGGAATCCCACTTCTCGAGGACGAAAGATCCGACGTGATCCTCCTCAAGTTCCTCAGAGCACGTGACTTCAAGGTCAAAGAAGCCTTCACGATGCTTAAAAACACCGTCCAGTGGCGCAAAGAGAACAACATCGACGACCTTGTCTCGGAAGATCTCGAAGGAAGCGAGTTCGAGAAGTTGGTGTTCACACACGGTGTCGACAAACAAGGACACGTCGTGATCTACAGCTCGTACGGTGAGTTTCAGAACAAGGAGATTTTCTCAGACAAAGAGAAGCTTAGCAAGTTTCTGAAATGGAGGATTCAGTTCCAGGAGAAGTGTGTGAGGTCTCTTGACTTTAGCCCTGAGGCTAAGTCAACGTTTGTGTTCGTCAGTGACTTCAGGAACGCTCCTGGACTCGGTAAGAGAGCGTTGTGGCAGTTCATTAGACGTGCGGTTAAGCAATTTGAAGACAACTATCCAGAGTTTGTTGCCAGAGAG CTGTTCATTAATGTCCCATGGTGGTACATTCCTTACTACAAAACATTCGGAACCATCATCACATCGCCAAGGACAAGGAGCAAGATGGTCCTTTCTGGTCCATCCAAATCCGCTGAGACCATTTTCAA ATATGTAGCTCCTGAAGTAGTCCCGGTTAAGTATGGTGGACTGAGCAAAGAGAGCCCATTCGCTGTCGAAGATGGAGTCACCGAGGCCGTCGTTAAATCCACATCTAAATATACCATTGATTTGCCTGCTACCGAg GGTTCTACACTGTCATGGGAGCTTCGGGTTTTGGGTGCGGACGTGAGCTACGGAGCTCAATTTGAGCCAAGCAACGAGACAAGCTACACCGTGATCGTCTCTAAGAACCGGAAGATCGGTTTAACTGATGAACCTGTGATTACCGATTCTTTCAAGGCAAGTGAACCGGGAAAGGTCGTGATCACGATTGACAACCAGAcatctaagaagaagaaggtgctCTACAGGTTCAAAACCCAAGAATAA
- the LOC104740956 gene encoding E3 ubiquitin-protein ligase RNF170-like, protein MNAPPENEVCSICHGHFIAPCQANCSHWFCGNCIMLVWRHGSTLRPCKCPLCRRPISLLVPSEETVRVRNDATVSEVLHDVETYNRVFGGQSSSLVQRMQDLPFLLRRLLREIMDPRRTLPFVIRARVYIAMILSAIYIISPIDIIPEGVLGVIGLLDDLLIALVFFLYVAALYRSVLYFRHGGS, encoded by the exons atgaaTGCACCTCCGGAGAACGAAGTTTGTTCGATATGCCATGGCCACTTCATCGCTCCTTGTCAAGCCAATTGCTCCCACTGGTTCTGCG GAAACTGCATTATGCTTGTTTGGAGGCATGGATCTACGTTACGGCCATGCAAATGTCCCTTGTGTCGTCGTCCGATTAGCTTGTTAGTTCCTTCTGAGGAAACAGTGAGAGTCCGGAATGATGCTACTGTTTCCGAGGTTCTTCACGATGTTGAAACTTACAACCGAGTCTTTGGTGGACAGTCAAGTAGTCTTGTTCAG aGGATGCAAGATCTTCCCTTCTTACTCCGAAGGTTGTTGCGAGAAATTATGGATCCACGAAGAACGCTTCCATTCGTCATCAGAGCTCGTGTTTATATTGCG ATGATACTCAGTGCGATTTACATAATCAGCCCAATCGACATCATTCCTGAAG GGGTCTTGGGGGTTATCGGTTTACTAGATGATCTACTGATTGCCCTGGTTTTTTTCCTCTATGTTGCTGCTCTTTACCGATCTGTTCTCTATTTCCGTCATGGTGGTTCATGA
- the LOC104740960 gene encoding protein NRT1/ PTR FAMILY 5.16-like produces MTIAEEKVSLIEDFVSDSVDHRGLPAGKSTTGGWRSAWYIIGVEVGERFAYFGISSNLITYLTGPLGQSTAIAAVNVNTWSGTASMFTVLGAFTADAYLGRYRTIVVASFIYILGLGLLTLSAVLILMGLSEKRSDVSTKPSFWVNILFFCSLYLVAMGQGGHKPCVQAFGADQFDVEDRKERISRGSFFNWWFLSLSAGITLSIIVVVYVQDNVNWALGFGILYLFMVMALVLFLLGRKTYRYPRGDCMEKKNAFVRIGRVFVVAFKNRRLKLTHSGLLEGGSSETCEGRLEFLAKALLPGEKGDEPCDTRDVEDAMTLVRLIPIWITSVVSMIPYAQYATFFTKQAVTVDRTILPGLEIPPASFQALIGLSILISVPTYEGVFLPLARRITKKPFGITMLQRIGAGMVLSSLNMVLAALVETKRLEIAKEHGLLDSPGATIPMSLWWFVPQYLLLGMIDVFSLVGTQEFFYDQVPTELRSIGLALSLSAMGLASFLSGFLITVINWATGKDGGESWFNTNLNRAHVDYFYWLLATFTAIGLFAFMFFSRLYPYRRLRRIDQV; encoded by the exons ATGACGATAGCAGAGGAAAAAGTTTCACTTATTGAAGATTTCGTAAGCGACTCTGTCGACCACCGTGGACTTCCCGCCGGCAAGTCTACCACTGGCGGATGGAGATCCGCTTGGTACATTATAG GAGTTGAAGTTGGAGAAAGATTTGCTTACTTTGGGATTTCCTCCAACTTGATTACCTACCTAACTGGACCTCTCGGACAATCCACGGCGATAGCCGCCGTGAACGTGAACACATGGTCAGGAACCGCCTCGATGTTTACTGTTTTAGGAGCTTTCACCGCAGACGCTTATCTCGGTCGTTACCGTACCATTGTTGTCGCTTCCTTCATCTATATACTC GGACTAGGACTATTAACCTTATCGGCTGTCTTAATCCTAATGGGATTATCAGAGAAACGTAGCGATGTTTCTACTAAACCATCTTTTTGGGTgaatatacttttcttttgttctctgTATTTGGTGGCGATGGGACAAGGCGGACACAAGCCATGTGTTCAAGCTTTTGGTGCGGACCAGTTTGATGTGGAAGATCGAAAAGAGAGAATAAGTAGAGGATCGTTTTTCAATTGGTGGTTTTTGAGTTTATCCGCGGGAATAACTTTGTCCATTATTGTGGTGGTTTACGTTCAAGACAATGTTAACTGGGCGCTTGGGTTTGGGATCCTTTATTTGTTCATGGTTATGGCCCTTGTTCTCTTCTTGCTCGGGAGAAAAACTTACAGGTACCCGAGAGGAGACTGCATGGAGAAGAAGAACGCTTTTGTGAGAATCGGTAGAGTTTTCGTGGTGGCATTCAAGAATAGGCGACTGAAATTAACACATTCAGGTCTATTGGAAGGTGGTTCATCCGAGACATGTGAAGGACGACTTGA GTTCCTAGCAAAAGCGTTGCTACCGGGAGAAAAAGGTGACGAGCCATGTGATACTAGGGACGTGGAAGATGCGATGACTTTGGTAAGGCTTATTCCGATATGGATCACATCGGTGGTGAGCATGATTCCTTACGCTCAGTATGCTACTTTCTTCACAAAGCAAGCTGTTACCGTGGACAGAACAATCTTGCCGGGTTTGGAAATCCCTCCTGCTTCTTTTCAGGCGCTTATTGGTTTATCGATTTTAATCTCAGTTCCGACTTATGAGGGTGTTTTCCTACCGTTAGCTAGACGGATCACCAAAAAGCCTTTTGGGATCACAATGCTACAGAGAATAGGGGCTGGAATGGTGCTCTCTAGTTTAAATATGGTGTTAGCAGCGTTGGTAGAAACGAAACGGCTTGAGATAGCTAAAGAACATGGGCTTCTGGATAGTCCCGGCGCAACCATCCCAATGTCGCTATGGTGGTTCGTTCCTCAGTACTTACTACTCGGGATGATCGATGTATTCTCACTAGTGGGTACTCAAGAATTCTTCTATGACCAAGTCCCAACAGAGCTAAGGAGTATTGGTCTCGCGCTTTCTTTGAGTGCGATGGGTCTTGCTAGCTTCTTGAGTGGTTTTCTCATCACTGTGATTAATTGGGCTACAGGAAAAGATGGTGGTGAGAGCTGGTTCAACACTAACCTGAACCGAGCCCATGTCGATTACTTTTATTGGTTGCTCGCCACTTTCACGGCCATTGGACTCTTTGCGTTTATGTTCTTCTCCAGGCTGTATCCGTATCGCAGACTTCGCAGGATAGATCAAGTCtaa
- the LOC104740954 gene encoding E3 ubiquitin-protein ligase ATL15-like, whose product MVVMSRLSFFYSCFMLLLLLQLGAAQTNEFDNDDDRAKFSPTMAIVMIVLVSVFFALGCISVYMRRCLERALGINDDGEPGNWLNVRQTTARGLDASVIETFPTFRYSTVKTLRIGKEALECPVCLNEFEDDETLRLIPQCCHVFHPGCIDAWLRSQTTCPLCRSNLVPVPGESVSFEIPGFARETGQSSPKTPVDDSRRKVLASPDERLIDSVAWTGNQSMPRKSMSTGWKLAGLFSPPISPGQPEENLDRFTLRLPQEIHNQLVNSNLGNHGSKDQVALPQARSSVRGFRTGSLGTERNYFYLERFDQDRRFDRRPFSITPPYHTGSIRSPDGIMDGDQERAGASKGLLLAIRSPMDRLFTGKNNVGERSYLRSGDASPA is encoded by the coding sequence ATGGTGGTCATGTCACGTTTAAGCTTCTTCTACTCTTGTTTCATGCTACTACTACTGTTACAGCTCGGTGCGGCTCAAACCAACGAGTTTGATAATGACGACGACAGGGCAAAGTTCAGTCCAACCATGGCTATAGTCATGATCGTACTCGTTAGTGTTTTCTTCGCACTTGGATGTATCTCCGTCTACATGAGGAGGTGTCTCGAAAGAGCTCTAGGGATAAACGACGATGGTGAGCCAGGAAACTGGCTTAACGTGAGGCAGACGACGGCGCGTGGCCTCGACGCGTCTGTCATAGAAACGTTTCCGACGTTTCGTTACTCCACCGTGAAGACGCTGAGGATCGGCAAAGAAGCGTTGGAGTGTCCCGTTTGCCTCAACGAGTTCGAGGACGacgaaacgctgcgtttgaTACCTCAGTGTTGCCACGTGTTTCATCCTGGTTGCATTGATGCTTGGCTCCGTTCTCAAACCACGTGTCCTCTCTGTCGTTCCAATCTCGTTCCTGTACCGGGTGAGTCTGTTTCTTTCGAGATACCCGGTTTTGCAAGAGAAACCGGTCAGAGCTCTCCCAAAACGCCGGTTGATGATAGCCGGAGAAAGGTTTTGGCTTCTCCGGACGAGCGGTTGATTGACTCGGTGGCTTGGACAGGTAACCAAAGCATGCCACGTAAGTCCATGTCTACAGGTTGGAAACTAGCTGGATTGTTTAGCCCGCCCATTTCTCCTGGTCAACCAGAGGAGAATCTAGACCGCTTCACGCTAAGGTTACCCCAAGAGATACACAATCAGCTCGTGAACTCGAACCTAGGAAACCATGGGTCAAAAGACCAAGTGGCCTTACCTCAAGCAAGGAGTTCGGTTAGAGGGTTCAGAACCGGAAGCCTAGGGACTGAACGAAACTATTTCTACTTGGAACGGTTCGATCAAGACAGACGGTTCGACCGAAGACCGTTTTCTATAACTCCTCCCTACCATACCGGTTCGATCCGATCCCCGGATGGGATTATGGACGGTGATCAGGAGCGTGCTGGTGCATCAAAAGGTTTGCTTCTAGCAATAAGGTCACCGATGGATCGGTTATTTACTGGGAAGAACAATGTTGGTGAACGTTCCTACCTTCGATCCGGCGATGCAAGCCCTGCCTAG
- the LOC104740959 gene encoding protein NRT1/ PTR FAMILY 5.10-like, with translation MAISGAVDEAGTPLLAVTTVDGSVDYRSKPAVRSSSGGWRSAGFIIGVEVAERFAFYGISSNLITYLTGPLGQSTAAAAANVNAWSGTASLLPLLGAFIADSFLGRFRTILAASALYILGLGLLTLSAMIPSDCNAYNLLSSCSPRFQVIMFFSALYLVALAQGGHKPCVQAFGADQFDEKDPEERKQKASFFNWWYFSMCFGTLVTLWVLNYIQDNLSWALGFGIPCIAMVVALVIFLLGTRAYRFSIRREGQSPFARIGNVYVAAVKNWGVSASAVADAEERFGLVSRKSSQQFSFLNKALVANNGSCSVDELEEAKSVLRLAPIWFTCLVYAVVFAQSPTFFTKQGATMERSITPSYKISPATLQSFISLSIVIVIPIYDRVLIPIARSFTHKPGGITMLQRIGTGLFLSFLAMVIASLVEMKRLKTAAEYGLVDSPDATVPMSVWWLVPQYVLFGISDVFAVVGLQEFFYDQVPSELRNVGLALYLSIFGIGSFLSSFLISVIEKATSQSGQVSWFANNLNQAHLDYFYWLLACLSFIGLASYMYFAKSYVSKRLNTL, from the exons ATGGCGATCTCCGGCGCTGTTGATGAAGCCGGAACTCCGCTTCTCGCTGTAACCACCGTCGACGGATCCGTTGACTACAGAAGCAAACCAGCCGTCAGATCTTCCTCCGGTGGCTGGAGATCCGCCGGATTCATCATCG GTGTGGAGGTTGCTGAGCGATTCGCTTTCTACGGGATATCTTCGAATCTGATCACTTATCTGACTGGACCACTGGGTCAATCGACGGCGGCTGCTGCCGCTAACGTCAACGCTTGGTCTGGAACGGCGTCGTTGCTTCCTCTCCTCGGTGCTTTTATCGCTGACTCGTTTCTAGGTCGTTTCCGTACCATCCTCGCCGCCTCTGCTCTCTATATATTG GGGCTTGGTTTACTGACTTTATCTGCAATGATTCCTTCAGACTGCAATGCTTATAATCTACTCTCGTCTTGCTCTCCACGATTCCAAGTGATCATGTTCTTTAGTGCCCTGTATCTAGTGGCGTTAGCGCAAGGTGGTCACAAGCCGTGTGTTCAGGCTTTTGGAGCGGATCAGTTTGATGAAAAGGATCCTGAAGAGCGCAAACAAAAGGCTTCTTTCTTTAACTGGTGGTATTTTAGTATGTGCTTTGGGACGTTGGTAACTCTATGGGTCTTGAATTACATTCAGGACAATCTCAGTTGGGCCTTAGGCTTTGGTATTCCGTGCATTGCTATGGTTGTTGCTTTGGTTATTTTCTTGCTCGGAACTAGAGCTTATCGGTTCAGCATTCGAAGGGAAGGTCAAAGCCCGTTTGCACGGATTGGAAATGTTTATGTGGCTGCTGTGAAGAACTGGGGTGTGTCAGCTTCAGCTGTAGCTGATGCAGAGGAGAGATTTGGTCTTGTGTCTCGCAAAAGCTCTCAGCAATTTAG TTTCCTCAACAAAGCTCTGGTCGCAAATAATGGTTCTTGTAGTGTAGATGAGcttgaagaagcaaaatcaGTGCTTAGGTTAGCTCCGATATGGTTTACTTGCTTGGTTTATGCGGTTGTGTTTGCGCAGTCTCCAACTTTCTTCACCAAACAAGGAGCCACAATGGAGAGATCAATCACACCGAGTTACAAGATCTCTCCGGCTACCCTCCAGTCTTTCATCAGCCTCTCTATAGTCATCGTCATTCCCATCTACGATCGCGTGCTCATCCCAATTGCAAGATCATTTACACATAAACCTGGCGGAATCACGATGCTTCAGAGAATCGGCACAGGCTTATTCCTCTCTTTCCTTGCTATGGTAATTGCTTCTCTGGTGGAGATGAAAAGGCTCAAAACTGCTGCGGAGTATGGGCTCGTCGACTCCCCAGACGCTACGGTTCCGATGAGTGTGTGGTGGTTAGTTCCTCAGTATGTTCTCTTTGGTATCTCAGATGTTTTTGCAGTGGTGGGTCTTCAAGAGTTCTTCTACGACCAAGTCCCAAGCGAGCTGAGGAATGTGGGCTTGGCTCTATACTTGAGCATATTCGGTATTGGTAGCTTTCTCAGCAGTTTCCTGATATCAGTCATTGAGAAAGCGACGAGTCAATCTGGTCAAGTGAGTTGGTTTGCAAACAACCTGAACCAGGCTCATCTGGATTACTTTTACTGGCTACTCGCTTGTCTCAGCTTCATTGGATTAGCCTCCTACATGTATTTTGCAAAGTCCTACGTATCTAAGAGACTCAACACCCTTTAA
- the LOC104740957 gene encoding MICOS complex subunit Mic10-like — translation MENKSNNTESDVNAKWDACFDLTARRFVYSSLGGAFAGLLFFRSPVTRWASIAFGAGIGIGSAYTDCSRVFDASSSTSATLLAPRSSTEAPVPQATEE, via the exons atggaaaacaagaGTAACAACACCGAGTCCGATGTCAACGCTAAATGGGACGCATGTTTCGATCTCACTGCTCGTCGTTTCGTCTACTCTTCCCTCGGCGGCGCTTTCGCCggtcttctcttcttca GGAGTCCGGTTACAAGATGGGCTTCGATTGCGTTTGGTGCTGGAATTGGTATTGGCTCTGCATACACAGATTGTTCTCGTGTTTTTGACGCATCGTCTTCAACTTCAGCCACTCTATTAGCTCCCAGGAGTTCAACAGAGGCTCCTGTACCTCAG GCAACAGAAGAGTAA